In Cryptomeria japonica chromosome 10, Sugi_1.0, whole genome shotgun sequence, a genomic segment contains:
- the LOC131031537 gene encoding F-box/kelch-repeat protein At1g67480 — protein sequence MDSSEAFIRSSTKINLIELESALIPGLPDDVAKHCLALVPRVHFQSLGSVCKSWRKLTQSKEFYMVRKYVGTQEEWLYVLVEDSDGKCIQWQVLNSLKGKWQSLPPMPGPPRTAFGFVVMDAKLLIIAGLMEDSDSTAKASADVYEYDSFLNRWSKLAEMNVARYEFACAVLDGLVYAIGGRGFNGENLSSVEVFDLSTNKWSLIESLRCPRWGCFACGLEGKLYVMGGRSSFTIGHSRSIDVYDPKSCSWAEVKNGCVMVTAHAVLEEKLVCMEWKNERELAVFNVSDNSWKRVILPLTGRLTVGFCFGNFNEKLFLFSSKNEPYYKTLVYDPRAVPGSEWQTTHIRPLGACICSVTITG from the exons ATGGATAGCTCTGAGGCGTTCATAAGATCAAGCACTAAAATTAATCTGATTGAATTAGAAAGTGCCCTTATTCCAGGGCTGCCTGATGATGTTGCAAAGCATTGCCTTGCATTAGTGCCGCGAGTACATTTTCAGTCTTTGGGGTCTGTTTGTAAGTCATGGAGGAAATTAACTCAGAGCAAAGAGTTCTATATGGTGAGAAAATATGTTGGTACCCAGGAAGAATGGCTTTATGTACTTGTAGAAGACTCAGATGGTAAATGCATCCAGTGGCAGGTTCTTAATTCTCTCAAAGGCAAATGGCAAAGTCTTCCACCTATGCCTGGTCCTCCAAGAACAGCATTTGGCTTTGTTGTGATGGATGCAAAACTTTTGATCATAGCAGGCCTTATGGAAGATAGTGACAGTACTGCTAAAGCTTCAGCAGATGTATATGAATATGACTCTTTCTTAAACAG ATGGAGCAAGCTTGCAGAGATGAATGTGGCACGCTATGAATTTGCTTGTGCAGTATTGGATGGTCTTGTTTATGCAATTGGGGGTCGTGGATTCAATGGTGAAAATCTTTCAAGTGTTGAAGTGTTTGATTTGTCTACAAACAAATGGAGCCTGATTGAAAGTCTGAGATGTCCCAGATGGGGTTGCTTTGCTTGTGGGCTTGAAGGAAAACTGTATGTTATGGGAGGCAGATCAAGCTTCACGATTGGGCATTCAAGATCAATTGATGTTTATGACCCCAAAAGCTGCAGTTGGGCAGAAGTGAAAAATGGGTGTGTTATGGTTACTGCTCATGCTGTTTTGGAGGAGAAATTGGTGTGCATGGAGTGGAAGAATGAGAGGGAACTGGCAGTTTTTAATGTCTCAGACAATTCATGGAAGAGAGTTATTCTGCCATTGACAGGACGGTTGACAGTGGGATTTTGTTTTGGGAACTTCAATGAGAAGTTGTTTctcttttcctccaaaaatgaaCCCTATTATAAGACTCTGGTATATGATCCTAGAGCAGTTCCTGGATCTGAGTGGCAGACTACACATATCAGGCCATTGGGTGCTTGTATATGCAGTGTCACAATTACTGgttaa